From one Rhopalosiphum padi isolate XX-2018 chromosome 2, ASM2088224v1, whole genome shotgun sequence genomic stretch:
- the LOC132920963 gene encoding uncharacterized protein LOC132920963: MILLYCLACIVTAVMGAVLPPPWADPSQNPCAAEPSGGWQLLYWPDDKKCYRIFQRGYPCPETMELVPRPDRKGSAECACPPGSVRSTRDSRCHQLFRLGGPCDDGQYFAPDLDRDDRERWGTCEDPLPCADKEELFWPKDKRCYRKHSRGPCTEGQLLVSSTMNNLIGDCRCENVPELATYFWAPAGTCHEHYTMGPCQERGGIFLPGGQCGCDPSLPHFHNGTGKCYQLGGIGPCSPGHQFLVPAGGSKAECTCKEGHIKWFGDGACYRPYTRGPCAAGNMYSVNTTATGMAVGCVDIPCTAGKLYFPGGKGCHRVGTQGPCPAGQIVLFQDTVKTSIEGVSYLGMCGCANADAAAGTFYSSSSALACKPPAAARKLPQQQHDGRGAGASPRRSDALQPQDPCGHRRGTVAWTDLSCKQLYLQGPCEPGEWVVPDRGKGTRKGRGWKMGKCECRPGFTAVPVPGDANNATACQPPTVTLAKFLNMSDEFNHNHNNHNNNNATADERGDGNDDGDDDNSNNNGVRTR; the protein is encoded by the exons ATGATATTACTATACTGCTTGGCATGCATAGTCACCGCCGTCATGGGCGCAGTGCTGCCGCCACCCTGGGCGGACCCGTCTCAAAATCCGTGCGCCGCAGAACCATCGGGCGGATGGCAGCTGCTCTACTGGCCGGACGATAAGAAGTGTTACCGGATATTCCAACGTGGGTACCCGTGTCCGGAAACGATGGAACTAGTGCCGCGTCCGGACCGTAAGGGTTCCGCGGAATGTGCGTGCCCGCCCGGCAGCGTCCGTAGCACTCGTGACTCCCGTTGCCATCAGCTGTTCCGGCTCGGCGGTCCCTGCGACGATGGCCAATACTTTGCGCCTGACCTGGACAG AGATGACCGGGAGAGGTGGGGAACATGTGAGGATCCGTTACCATGCGCGGATAAAGAAGAACTGTTTTGGCCCAAAGACAAGCGCTGCTACCGCAAGCACTCCAGAGGACCATGCACTGAAGGACAGCTATTGGTATCTAGCACCATGAACAATTTAATCGGTGACTGCAGATGTGAAAACGTTCCAGAGTTGGCGACTTACTTTTGGGCACCCGCAG GCACGTGTCACGAACACTACACGATGGGACCGTGTCAAGAACGCGGAGGCATATTCCTGCCAGGCGGCCAGTGCGGATGTGACCCATCACTGCCACACTTCCACAACGGCACGGGCAAGTGCTACCAACTGGGAGGTATTGGACCCTGTTCCCCGGGACACCAATTTCTGGTGCCCGCTGGAGGTTCCAAGGCCGAATGCACGTGCAAAGAGGGCCACATCAAGTGGTTCGGGGACGGCGCGTGCTATAGACCGTACACGCGCGGCCCGTGCGCCGCGGGTAACATGTACAGCGTGAACACAACGGCCACCGGTATGGCGGTCGGGTGCGTGGACATACCGTGCACCGCGGGCAAGCTGTACTTCCCGGGTGGCAAGGGCTGTCACCGCGTGGGTACGCAGGGCCCGTGTCCAGCCGGCCAGATCGTCCTGTTCCAAGACACGGTCAAGACGTCCATCGAAGGCGTGTCGTACCTGGGCATGTGCGGTTGCGCGAACGCGGACGCGGCCGCCGGCACGTTTTACTCGTCATCGTCGGCACTAGCGTGCAAGCCGCCGGCCGCGGCTAGGAAACTGCCACAGCAGCAGCATGACGGCCGTGGCGCCGGCGCAAGCCCACGGCGGTCGGACGCGCTGCAGCCGCAGGACCCGTGTGGTCACCGACGTGGCACCGTCGCCTGGACCGATCTGTCGTGCAAGCAGCTGTACCTGCAGGGCCCGTGCGAACCCGGCGAATGGGTGGTGCCGGACCGGGGAAAGGGCACCAGAAAGGGCAGGGGCTGGAAGATGGGCAAATGCGAGTGTCGGCCCGGGTTCACGGCCGTACCGGTGCCCGGCGACGCCAACAATGCCACGGCGTGCCAGCCGCCGACGGTCACGCTGGCCAAGTTCCTAAATATGAGTGACGAGTTCAACCACAACCATAACAACCACAACAACAATAACGCCACAGCCGATGAACGCGGAGACGgtaacgacgacggcgacgatgATAACAGTAACAACAACGGAGTTAGGAcgcgttaa